Proteins from a single region of Catenulispora acidiphila DSM 44928:
- a CDS encoding ThuA domain-containing protein produces the protein MTEHVHQGSATKRALVVRGGWDGHVPVPASDRYAAALKDDGYDVTVSDTLDSYLEEDLLAATDLIVQCWTMGQISGEQTTGLLRAVRAGTGFAGWHGGVIDAFRGETRYQLMTGGQFVHHPREFTTYEVHARPERADHPIMAGIAPFTVTTEQYYLHMDPAVEVLAVTDYAEDPDHPELAGVVMPVTWTRQWGAGRVFVTAVGHRVADLEVPEVDEMIRRGMAWATR, from the coding sequence ATGACAGAACACGTACATCAGGGCTCGGCGACGAAGCGTGCGCTGGTCGTCCGCGGCGGCTGGGACGGCCACGTCCCGGTCCCCGCGAGCGACCGGTACGCCGCCGCGCTCAAGGACGACGGCTACGACGTCACCGTCTCCGACACTTTGGACAGCTACCTGGAGGAGGACCTGCTGGCCGCCACCGATCTGATCGTCCAGTGCTGGACGATGGGGCAGATCAGCGGCGAGCAGACCACCGGTCTGCTGCGGGCGGTGCGCGCCGGGACCGGGTTCGCCGGCTGGCACGGCGGCGTCATCGACGCCTTCCGCGGCGAGACCCGCTACCAGCTGATGACCGGCGGGCAGTTCGTGCACCACCCGCGCGAGTTCACCACGTACGAGGTGCACGCGCGACCCGAGCGCGCCGACCATCCGATCATGGCCGGGATCGCGCCGTTCACCGTCACCACCGAGCAGTACTACCTGCACATGGACCCGGCGGTGGAGGTCCTGGCGGTCACCGACTACGCCGAGGACCCGGACCATCCCGAACTCGCCGGCGTCGTCATGCCGGTCACCTGGACCCGGCAGTGGGGCGCGGGGCGGGTCTTCGTCACCGCGGTCGGACACCGGGTCGCCGACCTGGAGGTACCCGAGGTGGACGAGATGATCAGGAGGGGCATGGCATGGGCGACACGGTGA